In Dasypus novemcinctus isolate mDasNov1 chromosome 10, mDasNov1.1.hap2, whole genome shotgun sequence, one DNA window encodes the following:
- the LOC101432638 gene encoding LOW QUALITY PROTEIN: olfactory receptor 51I2-like (The sequence of the model RefSeq protein was modified relative to this genomic sequence to represent the inferred CDS: substituted 1 base at 1 genomic stop codon) produces MVLYNGSAYRPFLLTGFPGLEASHPVISILFCVLYLIALIGNSAILVVIWVEESLHAPMYLFLSMLAASDLGLCVATLPTLLKLFWFNVREINFDACLIQMFFIHVFSLMESGILFTMAFDRYVAISNPLRYTTILTNATIVKIGVGLVIRAVAVILPVPFLIKRLKFCKSNVLSHSYCLHPDIIKLSCSDCRINSIYGLIIILITFGMDSVLILLSYLKILTTVLHIASQEEQFKALNTCVSHICAVLLVYVPMLGVSIIHRFGKHAPPVVHIIMGYMYLLVPPVLNPIVYCIKTREIRTRMLKLHIRKXNKRFGHFSVTASNCTSTQLIVFLLMGIPGLEDSHIWITILFSFMYLLAVIGNGLGMAVVAWDRNLHELIQ; encoded by the exons ATGGTCCTTTACAACGGCAGTGCCTACAGACCCTTCCTACTGACTGGGTTCCCTGGGCTGGAGGCCTCCCATCCAGTGATCTCCATTTTGTTTTGTGTCCTGTACCTCATTGCCCTTATAGGGAATAGTGCCATTTTAGTAGTTATCTGGGTGGAAGAGTCACTTCATGCTCCCATGTACCTTTTTCTCTCCATGTTGGCTGCAAGTGACCTTGGACTCTGTGTTGCCACACTGCCCACACTGCTCAAGCTTTTCTGGTTCAATGTCCGTGAAATAAACTTTGATGCCTGCCTCATTCAGATGTTCTTCATCCATGTTTTCTCTCTAATGGAATCAGGCATCCTGTTCACCATGGCTTTTGATCGCTATGTGGCAATCTCCAACCCACTCAGATACACTACGATTTTGACTAATGCCACCATTGTCAAGATAGGTGTGGGACTTGTGATAAGGGCTGTGGCTGTCATTTTACCAGTACCCTTTCTCATTAAGCGACTAAAGTTTTGTAAATCCAATGTGCTCTCCCACTCATACTGCCTGCACCCAGATATCATCAAGCTTTCCTGTTCTGACTGCCGCATCAATAGCATTTATGGCCTCATCATCATTCTCATCACCTTTGGCATGGACTCTGTGCTCATCCTCCTGTCTTATTTGAAGATCCTGACCACTGTGCTACACATTGCTTCACAGGAAGAACAATTCAAGGCCCTCAACACTTGCGTCTCCCACATCTGTGCTGTGCTGCTGGTCTATGTCCCGATGCTGGGAGTGTCCATTATTCATCGCTTTGGGAAGCATGCTCCACCTGTGGTGCACATTATCATGGGCTATATGTACCTGTTAGTACCTCCTGTTCTCAACCCCATTGTGTACTGCATTAAGACCCGGGAGATACGCACTCGTATGTTG AAATTACATATacgaaaataaaataaaa GGTTTGGCCACTTCTCTGTAACAGCATCTAACTGTACATCCACTCAACTCATTGTCTTTCTGCTGATGGGTATCCCAGGATTAGAAGACAGCCACATCTGGATCACCATTCTTTTCAGCTTCATGTACCTTCTCGCTGTGATAGGCAATGGCTTGGGAATGGCAGTGGTGGCCTGGGACAGGAACCTCCATGAGCTCATTCAATGA
- the LOC101432185 gene encoding olfactory receptor 51L1-like yields the protein MAVSNSSSALSSTFYLTGILDYEEFLHWISIPFCLLYVVGIVGNCTILHVVWTDPRLHEPMYYFLVMLSITDMGMSMPTMLSLFRVLWSISREIQFNICVVQMFFIHTFSFTESSVLLAIALDQYVAICHPLQCATILTPKLITKIGIAALLRSTFAMIPLLARLTFFPFCHSHVLSHSYCLHQDMIHLACADTKFNVIYGLVLITVLWGMDSLGIFVSYVFIIRSVLRITSHEGRRKALNTCASHICAVLILYVPMIGLSIVHHFAKHSSPLIHIFMAHVYLLIPPVLNSIIYSVKTKQIRQGILHMLLPTNISSTVR from the coding sequence ATGGCAGTCTCAAATTCCAGCAGTGCTCTTTCCTCCACATTCTACCTTACAGGCATCCTTGACTATGAGGAATTTCTCCACTGGATTTCCATTCCATTCTGTCTTCTCTATGTTGTTGGAATAGTGGGCAACTGCACCATCCTACATGTTGTCTGGACAGACCCCCGGCTTCATGAGCCCATGTACTACTTCCTTGTCATGCTTTCCATCACTGACATGGGCATGTCCATGCCCACGATGTTATCACTTTTCAGGGTGTTGTGGTCCATTTCCAGAGAGATCCAGTTTAATATCTGTGTGGTCCAAATGTTTTTCATTCACACTTTCTCTTTCACTGAATCATCAGTACTCTTGGCCATAGCCCTTGATCagtatgtggccatctgccaccctCTGCAATGTGCTACCATTCTCACCCCAAAACTCATCACCAAGATTGGAATTGCAGCTCTGCTCAGGAGTACCTTTGCCATGATTCCACTTCTGGCCCGACTGACCTTCTTTCCCTTCTGCCACTCCCATGTCCTTTCTCATTCTTACTGTCTGCACCAAGATATGATCCACCTTGCCTGTGCTGATACCAAGTTTAATGTTATATATGGGTTGGTTCTGATCACTGTGCTGTGGGGCATGGACTCTTTAGGTATTTTTGTGTCTTATGTTTTCATCATCCGCTCAGTGTTGAGAATCACATCCCATGAAGGGAGGCGTAAAGCCCTTAATACATGTGCATCCCACATCTGTGCTGTACTAATTCTATATGTGCCCATGATTGGATTGTCTATTGTCCATCATTTTGCCAAACACTCATCCCCTCTCATCCACATCTTTATGGCCCATGTCTACTTATTGATTCCACCTGTGCTCAACTCAATCATCTATAGTGTGAAGACCAAGCAGATTCGCCAGGGAATCCTCCACATGCTTCTCCCCACAAACATAAGTTCTACTGTGAGATAA